The following coding sequences lie in one Apium graveolens cultivar Ventura chromosome 1, ASM990537v1, whole genome shotgun sequence genomic window:
- the LOC141710222 gene encoding uncharacterized protein LOC141710222: MKTYENIGEFVTRLKAVTNAMKRNGESLDDYVVSSIEESKYLSTIFIDELVGSLQAHKQRMNQYDDASHLEETLQSKVSIGENYEGRKTKVEERCHFASKKEDKDVGTTMFLTNEGDEEIKKNVWYLDTGASNHMTSHKDLFTEVDETISGEVTFGDSLKIPVKRKCIITIVSKNDEKKFGHLGFCGLKLSSKTKMVEGFPEINEPENLSEACIKGKQHRQSFPVGKLWRARRPLEIVHTNIAGSFDIPSLGRNRYYLTFIDDFSRKS; encoded by the exons atgaaGACTTAtgaaaatattggtgaatttgttacgCGCTTGAAAGCCGTGACAAATGCGATGAAAAGAAATGGTGAAAGTCTCGACGATTATGTTGTTTCTTCTATCGAGGAGTCAAAGTACTTGTCCACAATTTTCATTGATGAGCTCGTAGGTTCACTTCAAGCTCACAAGCAGCGaatgaaccagtatgatgatgCAAGCCATCTGGAGGAGACGTTGCAAAGTAAAGTATCCATTGGTGAGAA TTACGAGGGTAGAAAAACAAAAGTGGAAGAAAGATGTCATTTTGCATCAAAAAAAGAAGATAAAGACGTTGGCACTACTATGTTCCTCACTAATGAAGGAGACGAGGAGAtcaagaagaatgtttggtatcttgacACAGGAGCCAGCAATCATATGACTAGCCATAAAGATTTATTTACAGAGGTAGACGAGACTATCAGCGGAGAAGTTACTTTTGGTGACTCGTTAAAAATTCCGGTCAAAAGAAAATGTATAATTACGATTGTGTCAAAGAATGATGAGAAAAa ATTTGGTCATCTTGGATTTTGTGGCTTGAAATTATCATCAAAGACAAAGATGGTGGAAGGCTTTCCAGAGATCAATGAACCAGAAAATTTGTCTGAAGCATGTATCAAGGGGAAACAACATAGACAAAGTTTTCCCGTTGGAAAATTATGGAGAGCGAGGAGGCCGTTGGAGATTGTTCACACAAATATAGCTGGTTCATTTGATATCCCATCACTTGGACGTAATAGGTATTACctaacatttattgatgattttagcaggaaaAGTTGA